Proteins co-encoded in one Nonlabens agnitus genomic window:
- the lptE gene encoding LPS assembly lipoprotein LptE produces MTFKIIRISIALLLAISLQSCGFYRLNAVSIPDNIKTFQVDYFGYTAVQTEVGIERTFTLALQDLIQDQSSLTLVTSNGDYIYQGEITRYYISPITATANNRASQNRLTIDINVRFINTKNDEESFEKPYSFYYDYDANTILQNAALDTALEVIFTQITQDIFNDTLAKW; encoded by the coding sequence ATGACCTTTAAGATAATAAGAATAAGTATTGCTTTACTGCTAGCTATAAGTCTTCAATCATGTGGGTTTTATCGGCTCAACGCGGTCTCAATTCCTGATAATATCAAGACGTTTCAAGTGGATTATTTTGGATATACAGCCGTACAAACTGAGGTTGGTATCGAGCGTACCTTTACTCTAGCCTTACAAGATCTCATTCAAGATCAGAGTAGTTTGACCTTGGTAACTTCTAATGGCGACTATATCTATCAAGGTGAGATCACTCGATACTACATTTCTCCTATCACTGCAACAGCAAATAATCGTGCTTCACAAAACAGATTGACGATTGACATCAATGTTCGATTTATCAATACCAAGAATGACGAGGAAAGTTTTGAAAAGCCCTACAGTTTCTACTATGACTATGATGCCAATACGATTTTGCAAAACGCTGCTCTAGACACCGCACTTGAGGTCATCTTCACACAAATTACCCAAGACATTTTCAACGATACGCTTGCCAAATGGTAA
- a CDS encoding proton-conducting transporter transmembrane domain-containing protein, with protein sequence MEITINSRLSQHKTATIPALSRIAPIAYWSVFITLLGYVAFTYPDLPAYETSIFQFNGFTALIWLTVLFFSAIVANYSKNYLKGTFFQRAFSLNAFCFSASVLLLVASNSIFLVIASWISMGYFMSQLIGINTKWNEAREARRFTFQQFAMGSGFLAAGLLSMSFYLDDFTLNGMLLKITELPERMLYISAGLVILAALVQSAVFPFHKWLLSAMTAPTPASAMMHAGFVNGSGILLVLFAPLVFYSNTYDMLFVIGGITAIVAQFTKLLQVQVKHKLACSTIAQMGFMIMQCGLGFFNAAIAHLILHGFYKAYLFLSSGEEIKNSYPTISQKIRIKPFQAIIVLITSVLGAYIFMLLTGKGWNLDSGIFLTLIVAITVGQATYNIVKQKSYGYIKGTIASIAVFVVGISLYALMYNWVSVMMKDLPMVNTPLSLSFIEILFGGLFLVGFFFMKLGWYKRQPWLYVKLLNASQPAPQTLLNHNS encoded by the coding sequence ATGGAAATCACCATAAATTCAAGGCTATCTCAACATAAGACGGCAACCATTCCTGCATTGTCAAGAATCGCTCCTATCGCATACTGGTCAGTATTTATCACATTGCTGGGTTACGTAGCTTTCACCTATCCTGACTTACCAGCATATGAAACGAGTATATTCCAGTTTAATGGTTTTACCGCATTGATCTGGCTAACGGTACTTTTTTTCAGCGCGATCGTAGCTAATTATTCAAAAAACTATCTCAAAGGCACGTTTTTTCAAAGAGCGTTCAGTTTGAATGCTTTTTGTTTCTCTGCGTCGGTTTTACTGTTGGTGGCATCTAACTCGATTTTCCTGGTGATAGCTTCTTGGATATCGATGGGGTATTTTATGTCACAACTTATAGGAATCAACACAAAATGGAATGAAGCTCGAGAGGCTCGCCGCTTCACGTTCCAGCAATTTGCCATGGGTTCCGGTTTTCTGGCAGCAGGGCTTCTATCTATGAGCTTTTATCTTGACGACTTTACCTTAAACGGAATGCTACTCAAAATCACCGAGCTACCAGAACGGATGCTCTATATATCTGCAGGACTCGTCATCCTTGCAGCGCTGGTGCAATCTGCTGTGTTTCCATTTCATAAGTGGTTGCTATCTGCCATGACAGCGCCCACGCCAGCATCTGCAATGATGCATGCTGGTTTTGTAAATGGCTCTGGTATACTTTTAGTTCTTTTTGCTCCACTGGTTTTCTATTCAAACACCTACGATATGTTGTTTGTCATAGGTGGGATCACAGCCATCGTAGCACAGTTTACTAAATTGTTACAAGTCCAAGTAAAACACAAACTTGCTTGCTCTACTATTGCCCAGATGGGATTCATGATCATGCAATGTGGTCTAGGATTTTTCAACGCTGCCATCGCCCATTTGATTCTTCACGGATTTTATAAAGCTTATTTGTTTCTTTCTTCTGGTGAAGAAATTAAGAACTCCTATCCAACGATCTCACAAAAGATTCGTATAAAGCCATTTCAAGCAATTATTGTATTAATCACTAGTGTTTTAGGAGCTTATATTTTTATGTTGCTTACTGGAAAAGGCTGGAACCTGGATAGTGGTATCTTCCTTACATTGATTGTAGCCATAACCGTAGGACAGGCCACCTATAATATTGTAAAGCAAAAATCGTACGGCTATATCAAAGGGACCATAGCTTCCATCGCAGTATTTGTAGTTGGTATCTCACTATACGCCTTGATGTACAATTGGGTAAGCGTTATGATGAAGGATCTGCCCATGGTAAACACACCTTTATCACTCTCATTTATAGAAATACTATTTGGCGGGCTATTCCTGGTGGGATTCTTTTTCATGAAGTTGGGATGGTATAAAAGACAGCCGTGGCTCTATGTGAAGCTACTCAACGCATCCCAACCAGCTCCACAAACACTCCTCAACCATAATTCATAA
- a CDS encoding LysR family transcriptional regulator: MHYTFHQLQIFCKIVELRSITKASEHLNLTQPAVSIQLKNFQNQFPIALTEVVGRQLFVTDFGKEIAVAAQRILEESQTINYKTTAYQGKLSGRLKIASASTGKYVMPYFISDFFSSNPEIELFIDVTNKAKVVNSLENNEVDFALVSVLPDKLKLESVSLMSNSLYLVGSKAFNIEKRRSIKDLFEKTPLIYRENGSATRNAMEQFILKKGYKVNKKIELKSNEAVKQAVLANMGLSIVPLIGIKNELKNEELQIIPVKGLPLHTNWNLVWLSAKKLSPVALAYLEFIKDKKDSIIERDFQWVNDF; encoded by the coding sequence ATGCATTACACTTTTCATCAGCTTCAAATCTTCTGTAAGATTGTGGAACTGCGTAGTATAACAAAGGCATCAGAGCACTTGAACCTAACGCAGCCCGCAGTATCTATTCAGCTCAAAAATTTTCAGAATCAGTTTCCTATAGCGTTGACAGAAGTAGTAGGTAGGCAGTTGTTTGTGACTGATTTTGGTAAAGAAATCGCGGTCGCCGCCCAAAGGATTTTAGAAGAATCCCAAACCATCAATTACAAGACAACGGCTTATCAAGGGAAATTATCAGGAAGGTTGAAGATTGCCAGTGCGTCTACAGGTAAGTATGTAATGCCCTATTTTATTTCTGATTTCTTTTCTAGCAATCCAGAAATTGAACTTTTTATTGATGTGACTAATAAAGCTAAAGTGGTCAACAGCCTAGAAAATAATGAAGTGGATTTTGCTCTCGTGTCTGTACTTCCAGATAAGTTAAAATTGGAATCTGTCTCGCTCATGTCTAATAGCCTCTATCTAGTAGGTAGTAAAGCATTCAATATAGAAAAGAGAAGATCCATCAAGGATCTTTTTGAAAAAACACCTCTTATTTACAGAGAGAACGGATCGGCTACCCGCAATGCTATGGAACAGTTCATCCTAAAAAAGGGATATAAAGTCAATAAAAAAATAGAATTGAAATCTAATGAAGCCGTTAAACAAGCAGTCCTTGCTAATATGGGTCTGTCTATTGTACCTCTCATAGGGATTAAAAACGAACTGAAAAATGAAGAGTTGCAGATTATTCCAGTAAAAGGATTGCCACTGCACACCAATTGGAACCTGGTATGGTTATCGGCAAAAAAGTTATCGCCTGTGGCGCTGGCTTATCTTGAATTTATAAAGGACAAGAAGGATTCAATAATTGAGCGTGACTTCCAATGGGTTAATGATTTCTAG
- the secG gene encoding preprotein translocase subunit SecG has translation MTSFYIFLGLIIFVAFLLVVVIMVQNPKGGGLSSSFGGGGTQQLGGVKKTGDFLDKSTWVLSTLLLVFILAASTFLIRENAAGNRQIAEPVQVETPDLNTTTPETPASTPADDATDTDQ, from the coding sequence ATGACTTCATTTTATATTTTCTTAGGCCTCATCATATTTGTCGCCTTTCTATTGGTCGTAGTAATCATGGTACAGAATCCTAAAGGTGGCGGCTTGTCCTCTAGCTTTGGTGGTGGCGGTACCCAGCAATTGGGTGGTGTTAAGAAAACAGGTGACTTCTTGGATAAGAGTACTTGGGTTCTTTCAACCTTACTATTGGTATTTATACTTGCGGCAAGTACATTCTTGATCAGAGAAAACGCGGCTGGCAACAGACAGATCGCAGAGCCTGTTCAAGTAGAGACTCCAGATTTGAATACAACAACTCCTGAAACTCCTGCAAGCACACCTGCAGACGACGCGACAGATACGGATCAATAA
- a CDS encoding sigma-54 interaction domain-containing protein — translation METVTSVKQRFELIGNDPTFNRAIEKALQVAPTDISVLVTGESGVGKESIPRIIHSQSFRKHAKYIAVNCGAIPEGTIDSELFGHEKGAFTGATQTRSGYFEVADGGTIFLDEVGELPLPTQVRLLRVLENGEFLKVGSSQTQKTDVRIVAATNVNMFTAIEKGKFREDLYYRLSTVEIELPPLRQRKDDIHLLFRKFASDFAGKYKMPTLRLDDNAISLLKNYRWSGNIRQLRNIAEQISVLEKDRNITGATLKNYLPDAGSNLPAVIGEKKKSDSEFANEREILYKVLFDMKNDLNDLKKLTNELMNSGSSVDVKEKQQGLINRIYGSSESNSNTDDYEDVIDQAYEVSQEDAYDRNVVQPSTNEADPVVDRYDFATEVEEEESLSLVEKEIELIKKSLERHEGKRKAAADDLGISERTLYRKIKQYDL, via the coding sequence ATGGAAACAGTAACATCTGTCAAACAGCGTTTTGAACTTATAGGGAACGATCCAACCTTTAATCGTGCGATTGAAAAAGCATTACAAGTAGCACCAACTGATATTTCTGTATTAGTCACTGGAGAAAGTGGAGTTGGAAAAGAAAGTATACCACGCATCATCCACTCGCAATCCTTTAGAAAGCACGCCAAATATATTGCTGTAAACTGTGGTGCGATACCAGAAGGAACTATCGATTCAGAACTATTTGGTCATGAAAAAGGTGCTTTTACAGGTGCTACGCAAACCCGAAGCGGTTATTTTGAAGTAGCCGATGGCGGTACCATATTCCTTGATGAAGTTGGTGAATTGCCGCTACCTACACAGGTACGTTTATTACGTGTACTTGAAAATGGTGAATTCCTAAAAGTAGGATCTTCCCAAACTCAAAAAACAGATGTGCGCATCGTTGCGGCAACTAATGTCAACATGTTTACGGCTATTGAGAAAGGGAAGTTTAGAGAAGATCTTTATTATCGATTGAGTACCGTAGAGATTGAGTTACCACCATTGCGCCAGAGAAAAGATGACATTCATTTGTTGTTCCGCAAGTTTGCATCTGACTTTGCAGGGAAATATAAGATGCCAACCCTGCGACTGGATGATAACGCGATATCGCTACTCAAAAACTATAGATGGAGCGGTAACATTAGACAGCTGCGCAATATTGCAGAACAAATAAGTGTCTTGGAAAAGGACCGCAACATCACGGGCGCTACCCTAAAAAATTACCTTCCGGATGCTGGCAGCAATTTACCGGCAGTCATTGGCGAGAAGAAAAAAAGCGATAGCGAATTTGCCAATGAGCGTGAGATACTTTACAAGGTGCTGTTCGACATGAAGAACGATTTGAATGACCTCAAAAAATTGACTAATGAGTTGATGAACAGCGGCAGCAGCGTTGACGTTAAGGAAAAACAACAAGGATTGATCAATCGTATCTATGGCAGCAGTGAGAGCAACAGCAATACTGACGACTATGAAGACGTTATCGATCAGGCTTATGAAGTAAGTCAGGAAGATGCTTATGATAGGAATGTCGTACAACCTTCCACAAACGAGGCAGATCCTGTGGTAGATCGATATGACTTTGCTACGGAAGTTGAAGAAGAAGAATCACTCTCCTTAGTAGAGAAAGAAATTGAATTAATTAAAAAATCGCTGGAGCGCCATGAAGGCAAAAGAAAGGCTGCTGCTGATGATTTAGGTATTTCAGAACGAACTTTGTATCGCAAAATAAAGCAATATGACCTTTAA
- a CDS encoding DUF2309 domain-containing protein: MKVSTFKEQIEQASKVIGHTWPLYSFVTSNPLSGYEDIAFAKAIQKAQKALQANLYPDYQMLSKAYDQGLIETAELEAQLREHHITLSPTECLDLLSKPHTRKKSKKIAQLDQQMSKWLAAFMDEGLAEWSMPFREKGFYQAWKKLLPYEKGSIQYPKELPQTSEEALESVLAFYNVEDYEQIFSQHLAALPGWTGYINHRNHYQTEWQQAYPITNQDYLAVRLLTAQAMQMPLLNTNVGEVYTDQWHAVNLAFLKAWEHSYQNKLVATLQESDSDSKPEAKTPDAQFVFCIDTRSEQIRRHIEAAGDYETFGYAGFFGIAMDYQDEEQGINRKSCPPIVPSAYTVRETARPQQSEKFEKRKKSLERTGFHKYFLTRMKNMLPSAFGFVEGAGALYGGALLGRTALPRTLYKKKQQQETHEHFCDTAMVTNDKDHQHPVDTLEKAKILKGAFELMGWADLAPVIILAGHGSHTANNPFGSSLDCGACAASPGRNNARLLAQIGNDPAVRNVMDLEFDIQITDKTIFIAAEHNTTTDEIILFDSHVPETHKNDVSQIKADLKIVQENATKSRLKVNANATTLAETKANDWSETRPEWGLAKNAGFIIGHRSLTKSHNLDGRCFLHSYNWEQDETGAALETIMQGPMTVTQWINNHYYFSTVSNKKLGGGTKVFHNVTGHYGVVEGNGGDLKMGLPLESVNATDQDNYHEPLRLSVIIQSPLERVEKILANNERLKGLIENQWIHLLVMDPSKNDSLFKYDAITNWFKMTNQYANQKMEVSVPI, encoded by the coding sequence ATGAAAGTTTCAACCTTTAAAGAACAAATTGAGCAAGCTTCAAAAGTGATAGGTCATACCTGGCCGCTGTATTCGTTTGTAACTTCAAATCCGCTTAGTGGTTATGAAGATATCGCTTTCGCGAAAGCGATACAAAAAGCACAGAAAGCATTGCAGGCAAACCTGTATCCCGATTACCAAATGCTCTCTAAAGCCTATGATCAAGGGCTCATCGAAACTGCCGAACTGGAAGCGCAGTTACGGGAACACCACATCACCCTATCACCAACAGAATGCCTTGACCTATTGAGCAAACCGCATACTCGCAAAAAATCAAAGAAGATCGCTCAACTGGACCAGCAAATGAGCAAGTGGCTCGCTGCTTTCATGGATGAAGGCCTTGCAGAATGGAGTATGCCGTTTAGGGAAAAAGGGTTTTATCAAGCATGGAAAAAGCTATTACCTTATGAAAAGGGATCGATCCAGTATCCTAAAGAACTACCACAAACTAGTGAAGAGGCGCTAGAATCAGTCCTTGCGTTTTATAATGTTGAAGATTATGAACAAATCTTCTCGCAGCATCTAGCTGCTTTACCTGGATGGACCGGCTACATCAACCATAGAAATCATTATCAAACCGAATGGCAGCAAGCGTACCCCATCACCAATCAAGATTATCTAGCGGTGCGACTCCTCACAGCACAGGCGATGCAGATGCCATTACTCAACACAAATGTAGGTGAGGTTTACACTGACCAGTGGCATGCCGTTAATTTGGCCTTTTTGAAGGCCTGGGAACATAGTTATCAGAATAAACTTGTGGCGACTCTCCAAGAATCTGATTCTGATTCTAAACCTGAGGCTAAAACACCAGATGCTCAATTTGTTTTTTGCATAGATACCAGATCAGAACAAATACGTAGACACATTGAAGCCGCTGGTGATTACGAGACCTTTGGATACGCTGGATTTTTCGGTATCGCCATGGACTACCAGGACGAAGAGCAAGGAATCAACCGTAAGAGTTGTCCGCCTATTGTTCCATCGGCATACACCGTAAGAGAAACTGCTCGGCCACAACAGAGTGAAAAATTTGAAAAACGCAAAAAATCTTTAGAACGTACTGGTTTCCATAAGTATTTCCTGACTCGTATGAAAAACATGTTGCCTTCGGCCTTTGGGTTTGTTGAAGGTGCTGGCGCTTTGTATGGTGGAGCTTTATTAGGTAGAACAGCCTTGCCACGGACTTTATATAAAAAGAAACAACAACAGGAAACGCATGAACACTTTTGTGATACCGCAATGGTAACCAACGATAAAGATCATCAACATCCAGTAGATACATTAGAAAAGGCCAAAATTCTCAAAGGAGCATTTGAACTTATGGGATGGGCTGATCTGGCGCCTGTGATAATCCTAGCAGGTCATGGAAGCCATACGGCAAACAATCCATTTGGTTCCAGTCTAGATTGTGGTGCTTGCGCGGCAAGTCCAGGAAGAAATAATGCAAGACTGCTCGCGCAGATAGGTAACGATCCTGCAGTACGTAATGTCATGGACCTAGAGTTTGATATTCAGATCACAGACAAAACCATTTTTATAGCAGCAGAGCATAATACTACTACTGATGAGATCATTCTTTTTGATAGTCATGTTCCAGAAACTCACAAGAATGACGTTTCCCAGATAAAGGCAGATCTTAAAATCGTGCAGGAAAACGCCACAAAAAGCAGACTTAAGGTAAACGCAAACGCCACCACTCTTGCTGAGACAAAAGCAAATGACTGGAGCGAGACCAGACCGGAATGGGGACTTGCAAAAAATGCAGGGTTTATAATAGGCCATAGAAGTTTAACTAAGTCACATAATCTAGATGGTAGGTGTTTCTTACACTCGTACAACTGGGAACAGGATGAGACAGGAGCAGCCCTTGAAACCATCATGCAAGGACCTATGACTGTGACCCAATGGATCAACAACCATTACTATTTCTCAACCGTAAGCAACAAAAAACTGGGTGGTGGCACAAAGGTGTTTCATAATGTTACAGGCCATTACGGAGTCGTAGAAGGTAATGGCGGTGATCTTAAAATGGGCTTGCCGTTAGAATCAGTTAATGCGACAGATCAAGACAATTATCACGAGCCGTTGAGACTTTCAGTAATAATACAGTCACCTTTAGAACGCGTTGAAAAGATATTGGCAAACAATGAACGGCTTAAAGGCCTTATAGAAAACCAATGGATTCACCTTTTGGTCATGGATCCTAGTAAAAACGATTCGCTGTTTAAGTATGACGCCATTACTAATTGGTTCAAGATGACGAATCAGTACGCTAATCAAAAAATGGAAGTATCAGTTCCTATTTAA
- the groL gene encoding chaperonin GroEL (60 kDa chaperone family; promotes refolding of misfolded polypeptides especially under stressful conditions; forms two stacked rings of heptamers to form a barrel-shaped 14mer; ends can be capped by GroES; misfolded proteins enter the barrel where they are refolded when GroES binds): MAKDIKFDIEARDGIKRGVDALANAVKVTLGPKGRNVIIGKSFGAPVVTKDGVSVAKEIELENELENMGAQMVKEVASKTNDLAGDGTTTATVLAQAIVKEGLKNVAAGANPMDLKRGIDQAVEAIVKDLEKQAKKVGDSSEMIKQVASISANNDEMIGDLIAKAFGKVGKEGVITVEEAKGTETYVDVVEGMQFDRGYLSPYFVTNSEKMTTELENPYILLFDKKISTMKDLMPVLEPVAQSGKPLLIIAEDVDGEALATLVVNKLRGALKIAAVKAPGFGDRRKAMLEDIAILTGGTVISEERGFTLENATIDMLGTAEKVDINKDNTTIVNGAGSNKDIKDRVGQIKSQIENTTSDYDKEKLQERLAKLAGGVAVLYVGAASEVEMKEKKDRVDDALHATRAAVEEGIVAGGGVALVRAKSVLEKLKAVNFDQETGISIVARAIESPLRTIVENAGGEGSVVISKILESKGNYGYDAKNDKYVDMLKEGIIDPKKVTRVALENAASVSGMILTTECALIEIKEDSAGGGMPGGMPGGMGGMM; this comes from the coding sequence ATGGCAAAAGATATAAAATTTGACATCGAGGCAAGAGACGGCATCAAACGTGGCGTCGATGCACTTGCAAATGCAGTAAAAGTAACTTTGGGACCTAAAGGTCGTAATGTGATTATTGGTAAATCATTTGGCGCACCAGTGGTGACAAAGGATGGTGTGAGCGTAGCCAAAGAAATCGAGCTAGAGAACGAGCTGGAGAATATGGGCGCACAAATGGTAAAAGAAGTAGCCAGCAAAACTAATGATCTAGCCGGCGACGGTACCACTACCGCAACCGTTCTTGCTCAAGCCATCGTGAAAGAAGGTTTGAAAAACGTAGCCGCCGGTGCAAATCCAATGGATCTTAAAAGAGGAATCGACCAAGCGGTTGAGGCCATCGTAAAAGATCTAGAAAAGCAGGCTAAAAAAGTGGGTGACTCTAGCGAGATGATCAAGCAAGTAGCAAGCATTTCTGCCAACAATGACGAGATGATAGGTGACTTGATCGCCAAGGCATTTGGTAAAGTGGGTAAAGAAGGTGTCATCACCGTTGAGGAAGCAAAAGGAACTGAAACTTATGTGGACGTTGTAGAAGGTATGCAATTTGACCGCGGTTACCTTTCTCCTTACTTTGTGACCAACAGTGAGAAAATGACTACCGAGTTAGAGAATCCATACATCTTGTTATTTGACAAGAAGATCTCTACCATGAAAGATTTGATGCCGGTTTTAGAACCAGTAGCACAATCAGGAAAACCACTTCTTATAATTGCTGAAGATGTAGATGGTGAGGCACTTGCTACACTAGTAGTGAATAAATTACGTGGGGCATTGAAGATTGCAGCTGTAAAAGCTCCAGGATTTGGTGACCGTAGAAAAGCTATGTTGGAAGACATTGCGATTCTAACTGGTGGTACCGTAATCTCTGAAGAAAGAGGATTTACCCTCGAGAATGCAACCATCGATATGTTAGGTACTGCTGAGAAAGTAGATATCAACAAAGACAACACTACTATCGTAAACGGTGCAGGTTCCAATAAGGACATCAAGGACCGTGTAGGTCAGATCAAATCTCAAATCGAGAACACCACATCTGATTATGACAAGGAAAAGCTTCAAGAGCGTCTAGCTAAACTTGCTGGTGGTGTTGCCGTACTTTATGTAGGTGCTGCTAGTGAAGTAGAGATGAAAGAAAAGAAAGACCGTGTAGATGATGCTCTTCACGCTACTCGCGCAGCGGTAGAAGAAGGTATTGTTGCTGGTGGTGGAGTTGCACTAGTAAGAGCAAAATCAGTACTTGAAAAACTAAAAGCGGTGAATTTTGATCAAGAGACTGGAATTTCCATTGTTGCAAGAGCGATTGAAAGCCCACTACGTACCATCGTAGAAAATGCTGGTGGTGAAGGAAGTGTGGTCATTTCAAAGATCTTGGAATCTAAAGGAAACTATGGCTATGATGCTAAAAACGATAAGTATGTAGATATGCTTAAAGAAGGTATCATCGATCCTAAAAAAGTAACTCGCGTTGCATTAGAGAATGCAGCATCAGTTTCTGGTATGATCCTAACTACAGAATGTGCCTTGATCGAGATCAAGGAAGACAGTGCTGGCGGCGGCATGCCAGGTGGTATGCCAGGCGGCATGGGAGGTATGATGTAA
- the miaB gene encoding tRNA (N6-isopentenyl adenosine(37)-C2)-methylthiotransferase MiaB — protein MEKIIEEEKQGTALEVAPLQQNKRKLFIESYGCQMNFADSEVVASILATQGFNTTQKLEEADLVLVNTCSIRDKAEQTVRKRLEKYNAVKEKFNPQMKVGVLGCMAERLKEKFLEEEKIVDMVVGPDAYKDLPNLIAEIDEGRDAVNVLLSRDETYGDVAPVRLHSNGVTAFVSITRGCDNMCTFCVVPFTRGRERSRDPYSILEEVNDLAAKGFKEITLLGQNVDSYLWYGGGLKKDFKKASKMAKATAVDFAQLLHKVANAQPHMRIRFSTSNPQDISDDVLHAMAAHRNICDYIHLPVQSGSDRILKAMNRLHTRQEYMDLIDRVKAIIPGVSISQDMIAGFPTETEEDHQDTLSLMRYVKYDFGFMFAYSERPGTLAARKMEDDVPDEVKHRRLVEIIDLQQEHSAMRTAQNLNTIVEVLIEKESKKSADQWAGKTSHNVVAVFPKENYKVGDMVMVRVDDCTGATLIGQAIGYSDMEGPVRIQA, from the coding sequence ATGGAAAAAATTATAGAAGAAGAAAAACAAGGAACGGCGCTGGAAGTTGCACCGTTGCAACAAAATAAGCGTAAATTATTCATTGAAAGCTACGGCTGCCAGATGAATTTTGCCGATAGCGAAGTTGTTGCGTCCATCCTTGCCACGCAAGGATTCAACACCACTCAAAAACTGGAAGAAGCAGACCTGGTTCTAGTCAACACTTGCTCGATTAGAGACAAGGCAGAACAGACCGTGCGCAAGCGTCTGGAAAAATACAATGCGGTAAAGGAGAAGTTCAATCCGCAGATGAAAGTTGGTGTTTTGGGCTGTATGGCCGAGCGATTGAAGGAGAAATTCCTCGAAGAAGAAAAAATTGTTGACATGGTCGTAGGACCTGATGCCTACAAAGACCTACCCAACCTGATAGCTGAAATTGACGAAGGCCGCGATGCCGTAAATGTCCTCTTGTCTCGTGATGAAACTTATGGTGATGTGGCGCCAGTGCGTTTACATTCTAATGGAGTGACGGCTTTTGTCTCCATCACACGTGGTTGCGATAATATGTGTACTTTTTGTGTGGTACCTTTTACTCGCGGTCGCGAGCGCAGCCGTGATCCTTATAGTATCTTAGAAGAGGTCAATGATCTAGCAGCTAAAGGTTTTAAGGAAATCACTTTACTGGGTCAAAACGTAGACTCTTATCTATGGTATGGTGGCGGCCTCAAAAAGGACTTTAAAAAAGCCAGTAAAATGGCCAAGGCTACCGCGGTAGATTTTGCTCAATTACTACATAAAGTGGCTAATGCGCAACCGCATATGAGAATACGATTCTCTACCAGCAATCCTCAAGACATTAGTGATGATGTATTACACGCGATGGCTGCCCACAGAAATATTTGTGACTACATCCATTTACCGGTGCAATCTGGTAGTGATCGCATTCTTAAGGCGATGAATCGTCTGCACACCAGGCAGGAATACATGGATTTAATTGATCGTGTCAAAGCGATTATTCCAGGAGTATCCATATCTCAAGATATGATCGCAGGTTTCCCAACAGAAACTGAAGAAGATCATCAAGACACCTTGAGCTTGATGCGATATGTGAAGTATGATTTTGGATTCATGTTTGCCTATTCTGAAAGACCTGGCACGCTGGCGGCACGCAAGATGGAAGATGATGTTCCAGATGAAGTAAAACATCGCAGACTTGTTGAAATCATAGACCTGCAACAGGAACATAGTGCCATGCGCACCGCACAAAACCTCAACACGATAGTCGAGGTTCTTATTGAAAAAGAGTCCAAAAAATCTGCCGATCAATGGGCTGGAAAAACCTCGCACAATGTAGTGGCAGTTTTCCCAAAAGAGAATTATAAAGTAGGTGACATGGTTATGGTACGTGTAGATGATTGCACTGGCGCAACGCTTATAGGACAAGCTATAGGCTACAGTGATATGGAAGGACCTGTTAGAATTCAAGCTTAA
- a CDS encoding co-chaperone GroES, translating to MALNIQPLSDRVLIEPTAAEQKTASGLYIPDTAKEKPQQGTVVAVGKGKKDHEMTVKVGDTVLYGKYSGTELKLEGTDYLIMKEDDILAIV from the coding sequence ATGGCACTAAATATTCAACCATTATCAGATAGAGTTCTTATTGAACCTACCGCAGCAGAACAAAAAACCGCATCTGGCCTCTACATCCCAGACACGGCAAAAGAAAAACCTCAACAGGGAACCGTCGTGGCCGTAGGTAAGGGAAAGAAAGATCACGAGATGACCGTAAAGGTCGGTGATACTGTCTTGTATGGAAAGTACAGCGGTACAGAATTGAAGCTGGAAGGCACCGATTATCTCATCATGAAAGAGGACGATATTCTTGCAATCGTGTAG